One genomic segment of Lampris incognitus isolate fLamInc1 chromosome 2, fLamInc1.hap2, whole genome shotgun sequence includes these proteins:
- the LOC130106610 gene encoding myosin regulatory light chain 2, ventricular/cardiac muscle isoform encodes MFEQAQIQEFKEAFTIMDQNRDGFIDKNDLRDTFAALGRLNVKQEEIDEMLKEAPGPINFTVFLTMFGEKLKGADPEETILNAFKVFDPEGKGVLRKDYVTQMLTTQADRFSPEEMEQMFTAFPPDVAGNLDYKNLVHIITHGEEKDQE; translated from the exons ATGTTTGAGCAGGCCCAGATCCAGGAGTTCAAGGAG GCCTTTACAATCATGGACCAGAACAGAGATGGATTCATTGACAAGAATGACCTGAGGGATACTTTCGCCGCTCTAG GGCGCCTGAATGTAAAGCAGGAGGAGATTGATGAGATGCTAAAAGAGGCTCCAGGCCCAATCAACTTCACAGTCTTCCTTACCATGTTTGGGGAGAAGCTCAAAG GTGCTGACCCAGAGGAGACCATCCTCAATGCATTCAAAGTCTTTGACCCTGAGGGGAAAGGAGTGCTGAGGAAGGACTA TGTAACGCAGATGCTGACGACGCAAGCAGACAGATTCAGCCCTGAAGAG ATGGAGCAAATGTTTACCGCCTTCCCTCCAGACGTAGCGGGGAACCTGGACTACAAGAATCTGGTTCATATCATTACCCACGGAGAGGAAAAGGACCAGGAGTAA